The Sphingopyxis fribergensis genome contains a region encoding:
- a CDS encoding DUF190 domain-containing protein codes for MTKASKLLRIYTDESAFFGDQRVFEFISELARQQKLAGVTVLEAVLGFGRSAHLHRKHALENDRAVVIEIIDEEQRLRDFAAQLTEIPDIGLITLEAVEILGGKSAAEPPDVQS; via the coding sequence ATGACAAAAGCATCCAAGCTCTTGCGCATCTACACCGATGAATCCGCCTTCTTCGGTGATCAGCGGGTCTTCGAGTTCATTTCCGAACTCGCTCGCCAGCAAAAGCTGGCAGGCGTTACGGTGCTCGAAGCGGTTCTCGGTTTCGGTCGCTCGGCGCATCTCCACCGCAAGCATGCGCTGGAGAATGACCGGGCGGTCGTGATCGAGATCATCGACGAGGAGCAGCGGCTCCGCGACTTTGCGGCGCAGCTGACCGAAATACCGGACATCGGGCTCATCACGCTCGAAGCGGTCGAAATCCTCGGCGGGAAATCCGCCGCGGAGCCCCCCGATGTTCAGAGCTGA
- a CDS encoding SRPBCC family protein, with product MFSVGTSLRLPVPIGRVWRLLVDIERYDDWHPTLRFTDRPGDDERVGYVYSPRGKRGPEFASEGRITGLDWLTGFSWRTGTRGLLVIEESYRLEKLGQGVEVTHRLECAGLFSWLGYPILRRVCSVFLKRSNMALEQQLRRTTVQSRYARPSGRRA from the coding sequence ATGTTCTCGGTAGGCACCTCGCTCCGCTTGCCGGTCCCGATCGGGCGGGTCTGGCGACTGCTCGTCGATATCGAGCGGTACGACGACTGGCATCCGACGCTCCGTTTCACCGATCGTCCGGGAGATGATGAGCGCGTAGGCTATGTCTATTCTCCGCGCGGGAAGCGGGGTCCGGAATTTGCATCCGAGGGGCGGATAACCGGCCTCGACTGGCTGACGGGCTTCTCCTGGCGGACAGGCACGCGCGGGCTGCTCGTCATCGAGGAGAGCTACCGGCTCGAAAAGCTCGGCCAAGGGGTGGAGGTTACCCATCGCCTGGAATGCGCGGGTCTCTTCTCATGGCTCGGCTATCCCATTCTGCGGCGGGTTTGCAGCGTTTTTCTCAAGCGCTCGAACATGGCGCTCGAACAGCAACTCCGTCGCACGACAGTTCAGTCCCGCTACGCGCGGCCAAGCGGGCGCCGCGCATGA
- a CDS encoding heavy metal translocating P-type ATPase gives MSDQLRLDIPLLLPEVADTADRCVARLTSELEGREGVDKVHVVRSSDGSPPQLCIHYRPDILPLERVRQLARSAGAELTGQYQHLFWDDLEGVGHARRARTIGLKLREMPGVIEAEVGAAGTLRAEFQRSETSIEMIRKTLSDMGVTQKSTAVAAAAPAQAAHQHGDDGHDHGPDHAHGPDHKHGHTGEDSHDHGHDHGGIFGERTELIFALLCGLVLGIGFAIEKLAAAPEWVPLAFYIAAYGFGGWFTVREAIENLKLKRFEIDTLMLVAAAGAAALGAWAEGALLLFLFSLGHALEHYAMGRAKRAIEALAELAPQTATVKDADGTAREVPVEQLAIGDTVIVKPNERLAADGFVVVGRTAIDQAPVTGESVPVDKEPVADRAQAAAKPDALDAKYRVFAGTINGYGAIEIAVTRLAADTTLAKVVKMVSEAETQKSPTQRFTDKFERIFVPSVLALVFVLLFAWVVVDEPFRDSFYRAMAVLVAASPCALAIATPSAVLSGVARAARGGVLVKGGGPLENLGSLTALAFDKTGTLTEGKPRITDVLPASGVPKEELLRIAVAVERLSDHPLAAAIARDGEAMLTSTRVPVADDLNSLTGRGVTAKVEGETVLIGKAEMFGADGIAPIGGEVAAAIAGLREQGRTTMVVRMGDRDLGAIGLMDTPREAARTAIAKLRELGIGRMIMISGDHQKVAESIAAEVGIDEAWGDLMPDQKVDAIRDLKAQQPVAMVGDGVNDAPAMASATVGIAMGAAGSDVALETADVALMADDLAHLPFAIGLSRQTRRIIRQNLVVSLGVVVVLVPATIFGLGIGAAVAAHEGSTLVVVANALRLLAYRDRSMG, from the coding sequence ATGAGTGACCAGTTGCGGCTCGATATTCCGCTTCTCCTCCCCGAAGTCGCCGATACCGCCGACCGCTGCGTCGCGCGCCTGACGAGCGAACTCGAAGGACGCGAAGGCGTCGACAAGGTCCATGTTGTCCGCTCAAGCGACGGTTCGCCGCCACAGCTCTGCATCCATTACCGTCCGGATATTCTCCCGCTCGAACGCGTGCGGCAGCTCGCGCGCAGCGCCGGTGCCGAGCTCACCGGCCAGTATCAGCATCTCTTCTGGGATGACCTCGAAGGCGTCGGCCACGCCCGTCGCGCGCGGACGATCGGACTGAAGCTTCGCGAAATGCCGGGCGTGATCGAGGCCGAAGTCGGCGCCGCCGGTACGCTGCGCGCCGAGTTCCAGCGCTCGGAGACCTCCATCGAAATGATCAGAAAGACACTCTCGGATATGGGCGTCACTCAGAAATCGACTGCCGTCGCCGCGGCTGCCCCGGCACAAGCCGCCCACCAACATGGCGATGATGGCCATGACCATGGTCCGGATCACGCGCATGGGCCAGATCACAAACATGGCCATACGGGCGAGGATAGCCACGACCATGGCCATGATCATGGCGGCATCTTCGGCGAGCGGACCGAGCTGATCTTCGCGCTGCTGTGCGGTCTCGTCCTCGGCATCGGCTTTGCGATCGAGAAGCTCGCCGCGGCGCCGGAGTGGGTGCCGCTCGCATTCTATATTGCCGCTTATGGCTTCGGTGGCTGGTTCACTGTCCGCGAGGCCATCGAGAATCTGAAGCTCAAGCGCTTCGAGATCGACACGCTGATGCTCGTCGCCGCGGCCGGCGCTGCCGCGCTTGGTGCGTGGGCCGAAGGCGCGCTGCTCCTCTTCCTCTTCAGCCTCGGCCATGCGCTCGAACATTATGCCATGGGCCGCGCCAAGCGCGCAATCGAGGCGCTTGCGGAGCTGGCGCCGCAGACCGCGACGGTGAAGGATGCCGACGGGACGGCTCGCGAAGTCCCGGTCGAGCAGCTGGCGATTGGCGACACCGTCATCGTCAAGCCCAACGAGCGTCTTGCCGCCGACGGCTTCGTCGTCGTTGGCCGCACGGCGATAGATCAGGCTCCGGTGACCGGCGAGAGCGTCCCCGTCGACAAGGAACCGGTGGCCGATCGTGCGCAGGCCGCGGCAAAGCCCGATGCACTCGACGCAAAATATCGCGTCTTCGCGGGCACCATCAACGGCTATGGCGCGATCGAGATCGCGGTAACCCGTCTTGCGGCCGATACCACGCTCGCTAAGGTCGTGAAGATGGTGAGCGAGGCGGAAACGCAGAAATCGCCGACCCAGCGCTTCACCGACAAGTTCGAGCGCATCTTCGTGCCGAGCGTGCTCGCGCTTGTGTTCGTCCTGCTCTTCGCCTGGGTCGTTGTCGACGAGCCGTTCCGCGACAGCTTCTATCGCGCCATGGCGGTCCTTGTCGCGGCAAGCCCGTGCGCGCTCGCGATCGCGACGCCGAGTGCCGTCCTGTCGGGCGTTGCGCGTGCGGCGCGCGGCGGCGTGCTGGTCAAAGGCGGTGGCCCGCTCGAAAATCTCGGCTCGCTGACCGCGCTGGCGTTCGACAAGACGGGAACGCTCACCGAAGGAAAGCCGCGCATCACCGACGTCCTGCCGGCCAGCGGCGTGCCGAAGGAGGAACTGCTGCGGATCGCGGTGGCGGTCGAGCGGCTGAGCGATCATCCGCTTGCCGCTGCCATCGCGCGCGATGGCGAGGCCATGCTGACGTCGACGCGCGTACCGGTGGCGGACGACCTTAACAGCCTGACGGGTCGCGGCGTCACGGCAAAGGTCGAGGGCGAAACCGTCCTGATCGGCAAGGCCGAAATGTTCGGTGCCGACGGCATCGCGCCGATCGGCGGCGAAGTGGCGGCTGCGATCGCCGGCCTCCGCGAGCAGGGCCGCACGACGATGGTCGTTCGTATGGGCGACCGCGATCTTGGCGCGATCGGTCTGATGGACACGCCGCGCGAAGCGGCGCGCACCGCGATCGCCAAACTGCGCGAGCTCGGCATCGGCCGGATGATCATGATTTCGGGCGATCACCAGAAGGTCGCGGAATCGATTGCCGCCGAGGTCGGGATCGACGAGGCCTGGGGCGACCTGATGCCCGATCAGAAGGTCGACGCCATTCGCGACCTCAAGGCGCAGCAGCCGGTCGCCATGGTCGGTGACGGCGTCAATGACGCACCGGCGATGGCGAGCGCCACCGTCGGGATCGCGATGGGCGCCGCGGGGTCCGATGTTGCCCTCGAAACCGCCGACGTCGCGCTGATGGCCGATGACCTCGCTCATCTGCCGTTCGCGATCGGACTTAGCCGCCAGACGCGCCGCATCATCCGCCAGAATCTGGTGGTCAGCCTCGGCGTCGTCGTGGTCCTCGTGCCGGCGACGATCTTCGGACTCGGAATCGGTGCGGCGGTCGCGGCGCACGAAGGCTCGACCCTCGTCGTCGTCGCCAACGCGCTTCGCCTGCTCGCCTATCGCGATCGCAGCATGGGCTGA
- a CDS encoding efflux RND transporter permease subunit, giving the protein MNFKNISAWSIRNPIPPLVMFFGLTVAGIVSFLMMGVQSDPDIDFPGAIVIIAQPGAAPTELETQVTQRVEAAVRTIEGIDELNSTVTEGQSQTFVQFAIGTPIDRAVTDIRDKITQIRSNLPNGILEPQVIRLSTSGNTLAYWSASATDMTLEELSWYVDNVVAKRLIAVPGMGDAYRRGGVSREIRVILNPERMRAYGLTAAAVNTQLVQLNVNAAGGRMEVAGSEQAVRILGNASSANALGETLISVGTNRTVRLADIAEVKDLYAEQRSVSKQDGRQVLTFGFERAKGASDVTVYDAAVEELRKLEKENPKVKFTELFSDIEYTKGQYHSAINAMVEGAILAVVVVFLFLRDWRATLISALAIPLSAVPTFLFMDLMGFSLNMMTLLALSLVAGVLVDDAIVEIENIVRHMRMGKSAYQASIDAADEIGLAVLATTMTIVAVFLPVGLMPGVAGQYFKNFGLTVVAAVLMSLAVARMITPMLAAYFLSAQGPQKHGEGPLIDTYMRILRWSLDTSGAAAARARGGRWKWLGYIKDHRVWVVGIGVLALFATIFSFSLLPMTFQPSIDSDTSRVAIQLAPGATLEQTEAVADEVTDLMKRDPLVESALSRIDVGTATVYLKLRKDRELTSTEFEKDRAPRLAQVPDARINFQSQHGGGGGSSRDISITLGSDDPKKLEDVGNRLLAEMARVKEIRSPRVEGNLQRPEIVIRPRFALAAQLGVTTQALSQSIRVATLGEIDQNSAKFSLSDRQIPVRVALAETARERLDTLRNMPVPTRNGGTVPLSVVAEIGFGAGPTQINRTNQVRQLTIGADLAPGLVTGQAMDKVEALPALKALPAGVTRLVLGSAKWQAEMLRNFAIAVVSGIFLVLAVLILLYRKIIPPFVNMGSLLLAPLGGAVALLLTGYPLSLPVFIGVLMLLGIVGKNSILLVDFAIEEMASGVPRDEAIVDAGHKRAQPILMTTVAMVAGMIPTALSLTGDGAWRAPMAVTVIGGLILSTMLTLLIVPASFSLAAGFERRMVPRLRRWFTTGGAHADPSPAGVTDIGAGQSPAADR; this is encoded by the coding sequence ATGAACTTCAAGAATATCTCGGCCTGGTCCATCCGGAACCCGATCCCGCCGCTCGTCATGTTCTTCGGTCTGACGGTGGCGGGCATCGTCTCCTTCCTCATGATGGGGGTCCAGAGCGATCCCGACATCGATTTTCCGGGCGCCATCGTCATCATCGCCCAGCCGGGCGCCGCGCCCACCGAACTCGAAACGCAGGTCACGCAGCGTGTCGAGGCGGCGGTGCGGACGATCGAGGGGATCGACGAGCTCAATTCGACGGTTACCGAAGGCCAGTCGCAGACCTTCGTCCAGTTCGCGATCGGCACGCCGATCGACCGGGCGGTGACTGACATTCGCGACAAGATCACCCAGATCCGCAGCAACCTGCCGAACGGCATCCTCGAACCGCAGGTTATCCGCCTCTCTACCTCGGGCAACACGCTTGCCTATTGGTCGGCTTCGGCCACCGATATGACGCTCGAGGAATTGAGCTGGTATGTCGACAATGTCGTCGCGAAGCGGCTGATCGCGGTCCCCGGCATGGGCGACGCCTATCGCCGGGGCGGCGTCAGCCGCGAAATCCGCGTCATCCTCAACCCCGAACGCATGCGCGCCTACGGCCTTACCGCCGCCGCGGTGAACACCCAGCTCGTCCAGCTCAATGTCAATGCGGCCGGCGGCCGGATGGAGGTCGCGGGCTCCGAGCAGGCGGTGCGTATCCTCGGGAACGCGAGCAGCGCCAACGCGCTCGGCGAGACGCTAATCTCGGTCGGGACGAACCGGACCGTGCGCCTCGCCGATATCGCCGAGGTCAAGGATCTCTACGCCGAGCAGCGCTCGGTCTCGAAGCAGGACGGGCGGCAGGTGCTGACCTTCGGCTTCGAGCGCGCCAAGGGCGCCTCGGATGTGACCGTCTATGACGCTGCGGTCGAGGAGCTGCGAAAACTCGAGAAGGAAAACCCCAAGGTCAAATTCACCGAGCTGTTCAGCGATATCGAATATACCAAAGGCCAATATCATTCGGCGATCAATGCGATGGTCGAGGGCGCGATCCTCGCGGTCGTCGTCGTCTTCCTTTTCTTGCGCGACTGGCGGGCGACGTTGATCTCGGCGCTCGCCATCCCGCTGTCGGCGGTCCCGACCTTCCTGTTCATGGACCTCATGGGCTTCTCGCTCAACATGATGACCTTGCTCGCGCTCAGCCTCGTTGCCGGCGTGCTGGTCGACGATGCGATCGTCGAGATCGAGAATATCGTGCGCCACATGCGGATGGGCAAATCGGCCTATCAGGCCTCGATCGATGCGGCCGACGAGATCGGCCTCGCGGTGCTCGCGACAACCATGACGATCGTCGCGGTGTTCCTGCCGGTCGGGCTGATGCCGGGCGTCGCCGGGCAATATTTCAAGAATTTCGGACTGACGGTCGTGGCCGCGGTGCTGATGAGCCTCGCGGTCGCGCGCATGATCACACCCATGCTCGCCGCCTATTTTCTCTCTGCGCAGGGTCCGCAAAAGCATGGCGAGGGCCCGCTGATCGACACCTATATGCGCATCTTGCGCTGGAGCCTCGACACCAGCGGGGCCGCTGCCGCGCGTGCGCGCGGCGGGCGCTGGAAATGGCTCGGTTACATCAAGGACCATCGCGTCTGGGTGGTCGGCATCGGTGTGCTGGCGCTCTTTGCGACCATTTTCAGCTTCTCGCTGCTCCCGATGACCTTCCAGCCGTCGATCGATTCCGACACGAGCCGCGTGGCCATCCAGCTCGCCCCGGGCGCAACGCTCGAACAGACCGAGGCAGTGGCCGACGAGGTGACCGATCTCATGAAGCGCGACCCGCTCGTCGAATCCGCCCTGTCGCGGATCGATGTCGGCACGGCGACGGTCTATCTGAAATTGCGCAAGGACCGCGAGCTGACCTCGACCGAGTTCGAAAAGGACCGCGCGCCGCGGCTAGCGCAGGTTCCCGATGCCCGAATCAACTTCCAGTCGCAGCATGGCGGCGGCGGCGGCAGCAGCCGCGACATCTCGATCACGCTCGGCAGCGACGACCCGAAGAAGCTCGAAGATGTCGGCAACCGGCTGCTTGCCGAGATGGCCCGCGTGAAGGAAATCCGGTCGCCGCGTGTCGAGGGCAATCTTCAGCGCCCCGAGATCGTCATTCGCCCGCGCTTCGCGCTCGCGGCGCAGCTCGGCGTGACGACGCAGGCGCTCAGCCAGTCGATCCGCGTCGCGACATTGGGCGAGATCGACCAGAATAGCGCGAAATTCTCGCTGTCCGACCGGCAAATCCCCGTTCGCGTCGCGCTTGCGGAAACCGCGCGCGAGCGGCTCGATACGCTGCGCAATATGCCTGTTCCGACCCGGAACGGGGGAACGGTGCCGCTCTCGGTTGTGGCCGAGATCGGCTTCGGCGCCGGCCCGACCCAGATCAATCGGACCAACCAGGTGCGCCAGCTCACCATCGGGGCCGACCTGGCTCCGGGTCTCGTGACCGGTCAGGCGATGGACAAGGTCGAGGCGCTGCCGGCGCTCAAGGCGCTGCCCGCCGGGGTCACGCGGCTGGTACTCGGGAGCGCCAAGTGGCAGGCCGAGATGCTGCGCAACTTCGCGATCGCGGTCGTATCGGGGATTTTTCTCGTGCTCGCTGTGCTGATCCTACTCTATCGCAAGATCATCCCGCCCTTCGTCAACATGGGCTCGCTTCTGCTCGCCCCGCTCGGCGGGGCGGTCGCGTTGCTGCTGACGGGCTATCCGCTCTCGCTTCCCGTGTTCATCGGCGTGCTGATGCTGCTCGGTATCGTCGGCAAGAACAGCATCCTTCTCGTCGACTTCGCGATCGAGGAAATGGCGTCGGGGGTGCCGCGCGACGAGGCGATTGTCGACGCCGGACACAAGCGCGCGCAGCCGATCCTGATGACCACGGTCGCGATGGTCGCGGGCATGATCCCGACCGCGCTGTCGCTCACCGGCGACGGCGCATGGCGCGCGCCGATGGCGGTCACGGTGATCGGCGGGCTCATCCTGTCGACGATGCTGACACTGCTGATCGTGCCGGCGTCCTTCAGCCTCGCGGCGGGCTTCGAACGCCGGATGGTCCCGCGCTTGCGCCGCTGGTTCACGACGGGCGGCGCGCACGCCGACCCATCGCCTGCGGGCGTCACCGACATCGGCGCGGGGCAAAGCCCGGCGGCCGATCGATAG
- a CDS encoding SRPBCC family protein, whose product MEFEREHDLPYSPEQIWAVLGDFENHRIWNPYVRIEQLAEDPIAIRYSMRMDPHKPKFLEVSAAVLSARPGEELILDVKPSFILQFEESYILTPTASGTKFVHRYRCRGPFAWLRLPGIKTSFQRMIASIDGILLSYLKSKYSKPPPPPRRPKSKFKGGRR is encoded by the coding sequence ATGGAGTTCGAGCGGGAGCATGACCTCCCCTATAGTCCGGAGCAGATATGGGCGGTCCTCGGCGATTTCGAGAACCACCGGATCTGGAATCCCTATGTCCGGATCGAGCAGCTTGCCGAGGACCCGATCGCGATCCGCTATTCGATGCGCATGGATCCGCACAAGCCCAAGTTTCTCGAAGTCTCCGCGGCGGTGCTCTCCGCGCGCCCGGGCGAGGAGCTGATACTCGACGTCAAGCCGAGCTTCATCCTCCAGTTCGAGGAGAGTTATATCCTGACGCCGACGGCGAGCGGGACGAAGTTCGTTCACCGCTATCGTTGCCGCGGGCCCTTTGCCTGGCTCCGGCTTCCCGGCATCAAGACCAGCTTCCAGCGAATGATCGCGTCGATCGACGGCATCCTGCTCAGCTACCTCAAGTCCAAATACAGCAAGCCGCCACCGCCGCCGCGACGGCCCAAGTCCAAGTTCAAAGGTGGCCGGCGATGA
- a CDS encoding disulfide bond formation protein B produces MTSFPLLAPHKWRPLGAAWAIALLSSLAVLFVGEVMGQAPCDLCWFQRSFMFPLAIILGIAAFRSDRAIVPYGLALAAGGGLVAFYHSLLYVGVIPAPIVPCTGGPSCSGESMAIGGVPLPLPSLTAFALILTLLLNFQRRLKS; encoded by the coding sequence ATGACGAGCTTTCCGCTGCTCGCGCCGCACAAATGGCGTCCGCTCGGCGCGGCCTGGGCAATCGCCCTCCTGTCGAGCCTGGCCGTCCTCTTCGTCGGCGAGGTCATGGGCCAGGCGCCGTGCGACCTCTGCTGGTTCCAGCGTAGCTTCATGTTCCCGCTTGCGATCATTCTCGGCATCGCGGCGTTCAGGTCGGACCGCGCCATCGTTCCTTATGGGCTGGCGCTGGCTGCGGGCGGTGGTCTCGTCGCTTTCTATCATAGCCTGCTCTACGTCGGCGTCATTCCGGCCCCGATCGTCCCCTGCACCGGCGGTCCATCATGCTCGGGAGAGAGCATGGCAATCGGAGGCGTGCCGCTGCCCCTCCCGTCGCTGACCGCGTTCGCGCTCATCCTCACCCTCTTGCTCAACTTCCAAAGGAGACTGAAATCATGA
- a CDS encoding DsbA family protein: protein MNKRIGVVATLVVSALAFTGGAMLYSGTAEGEPTKKVVAGPVDSLIRPHSPIIGPKNAPVTIVEFFDPSCEACRAFYPTVKGIVAKYPKDVRLVMRYLPLHPGSAEAIVILEAARVQGKLEPVTAALLEAQPEWHDGKMDGAWAAAEKAGLNVAKARAMPTTDAMAWMEQDIADARAVGVRGTPTFFVNGEMLVQPSPEQVEARVQAAVAAKGK from the coding sequence ATGAACAAACGCATCGGAGTGGTGGCCACGCTTGTCGTTTCCGCACTCGCTTTCACCGGCGGCGCGATGCTCTACAGCGGAACCGCCGAGGGCGAACCCACGAAGAAGGTCGTGGCGGGGCCCGTCGACAGCCTCATTCGCCCGCATTCGCCGATCATCGGACCGAAAAATGCCCCGGTCACCATCGTCGAATTTTTCGACCCGTCGTGCGAGGCCTGCCGCGCCTTCTATCCCACGGTGAAGGGCATCGTTGCCAAATATCCCAAGGATGTGCGTCTCGTTATGCGCTACCTGCCGCTGCACCCCGGCTCGGCCGAGGCGATCGTGATCCTCGAAGCCGCCCGCGTCCAGGGCAAGCTCGAGCCGGTGACGGCCGCCCTGCTCGAAGCGCAGCCCGAATGGCACGACGGCAAGATGGACGGTGCCTGGGCGGCCGCCGAGAAGGCCGGCCTCAATGTCGCGAAGGCGCGCGCGATGCCGACAACCGATGCGATGGCCTGGATGGAGCAGGACATCGCCGACGCGCGTGCGGTCGGCGTCCGGGGCACGCCGACCTTCTTCGTCAATGGCGAGATGCTCGTCCAGCCGAGCCCCGAACAGGTCGAGGCCCGAGTCCAGGCCGCGGTAGCGGCAAAGGGCAAATGA
- a CDS encoding class I SAM-dependent methyltransferase has product MSDAHRDFVPALGKSGSLDRYDAAIALMTREKRWRSDLLRFAEPRPGERIVDIGCGTGTFAIALKQAAPESIVLAVDPDPAVLEIARAKAEVADAEIRWFEAMGDELDGIDALRQCDKIVSSLVLHQCPMAVKEAIAAQMFRLLRPGGTLFIADYGEQRSLLMRMLFRQIQLLDGFEYTEPNAKGCVPVILKAAGFEAVEEMRVIPTPTGSISIYGAKR; this is encoded by the coding sequence ATGTCAGACGCACACAGAGACTTCGTCCCGGCACTCGGCAAGAGCGGATCGCTCGACCGCTACGATGCCGCCATAGCCCTCATGACCAGAGAGAAAAGATGGCGAAGCGACTTGCTGCGCTTCGCCGAACCGCGGCCGGGCGAGCGGATCGTCGATATCGGGTGCGGCACGGGAACCTTTGCGATCGCCCTCAAGCAGGCGGCGCCGGAGAGCATCGTTCTGGCGGTCGATCCCGACCCCGCCGTGCTGGAAATCGCGCGCGCCAAGGCTGAGGTTGCCGATGCCGAGATTCGATGGTTCGAGGCTATGGGCGACGAGCTGGACGGCATCGACGCACTCCGGCAATGCGACAAGATCGTATCGAGCCTGGTCCTTCACCAGTGCCCGATGGCCGTTAAGGAAGCGATTGCCGCGCAGATGTTCAGGCTCCTGAGGCCGGGCGGGACCCTTTTCATAGCCGACTATGGCGAGCAGCGCTCGCTGCTGATGCGCATGCTTTTTCGACAGATCCAGCTGCTCGACGGGTTCGAATATACCGAACCCAACGCTAAGGGCTGCGTCCCGGTGATCCTTAAAGCCGCGGGTTTCGAGGCGGTCGAAGAGATGAGAGTCATCCCGACGCCGACCGGCTCGATTTCAATCTATGGGGCGAAGCGGTAG
- a CDS encoding helix-turn-helix transcriptional regulator: MPETSNWNGRLSLGDYHALWSGSVGDAAAHRHFAAQAVFCAEPLTVVDADGARLSGRCLLIEPDTVHRLLPAPTAELWFVEPTVVFGPPVDLKDRLICSDPIHVALPGQRSFWKNWLTRGARPPLDPRITRAAASIDRLIPMGSVRLAAVAEESRLSLGRFRHLFAAEIGMPFQRFVLWRRLIIAFDELGMRRSATEAAHMAGFSDSAHFARTIKAMFGIRASDLFIES; encoded by the coding sequence ATGCCCGAAACGTCCAACTGGAACGGCCGACTTAGCCTCGGCGACTATCATGCTCTCTGGTCGGGTTCGGTTGGCGATGCCGCCGCGCACCGCCATTTTGCGGCGCAGGCAGTGTTTTGTGCCGAGCCGCTTACCGTGGTCGATGCTGATGGCGCGCGCCTGTCGGGGCGTTGCTTGCTCATCGAACCCGATACCGTGCACCGGCTGCTCCCCGCGCCCACGGCTGAATTATGGTTCGTCGAGCCGACAGTGGTCTTCGGTCCGCCGGTAGATCTGAAAGACCGGCTGATCTGCTCCGATCCGATTCATGTCGCGCTGCCGGGACAGCGGTCCTTCTGGAAAAACTGGCTCACGCGAGGCGCCCGACCCCCGCTCGATCCGCGCATCACCCGCGCCGCCGCCTCGATTGACCGCCTGATCCCCATGGGCTCTGTCCGTCTCGCGGCTGTGGCGGAGGAGAGCCGCCTTTCGCTCGGCCGCTTCCGGCATCTCTTTGCCGCCGAGATCGGCATGCCCTTCCAGCGCTTTGTGCTCTGGCGAAGGTTGATTATCGCCTTCGACGAATTGGGAATGCGCCGCAGCGCGACCGAGGCCGCACACATGGCAGGGTTCAGCGACAGCGCGCATTTCGCCCGCACGATCAAGGCGATGTTCGGTATCCGGGCAAGCGACCTTTTCATCGAATCATAG